From Diospyros lotus cultivar Yz01 chromosome 4, ASM1463336v1, whole genome shotgun sequence, a single genomic window includes:
- the LOC127800608 gene encoding uncharacterized protein LOC127800608: protein MEFKCADVGLWREALSSYRTRIESLNKPNLVSLDEFYTNELPLLIHQRNPNPYITTSELSKLMQWKLTRGKWRPRLLDFVSSLDEALVKSASEKAFKSLPDISKAVTELTILKGVGPATASSILAAYAPDVAPFMSDEAMVAAIGNSKDYTLKQYLVFVDKLQNKAKELSLEGDVFTPSDVERALWSSAVGAKLSDSFAQPDLKVNSNKKSKRKRKP from the exons ATGGAGTTCAAATGCGCCGACGTTGGCCTGTGGAGGGAAGCCCTCTCTTCTTATAGAACTCGCATTGAATCTCTCAACAAACCCAACCTCGTTTCGCTCGATGAGTTCTACACCAATGAGCTTCCTCTTCTCATCCACCAACGAAACCCTAATCCCTACATCACTACCTCTGAGCTCTCCAAGCTCATGCAATGGAAGCTCACCCGTGGCAAATGGAG GCCTAGGTTACTAGACTTTGTTTCGTCACTGGATGAGGCCCTAGTGAAATCTGCATCAGAGAAGGCTTTCAAGTCCCTACCTGACATCTCTAAAGCTGTGACAGAGCTCACAATCCTGAAAGGTGTTGGTCCAGCCACTGCATCTTCTATTCTAGCTGCGTACGCCCCTGATGTGGCACCTTTCATGTCTGATGAG GCAATGGTGGCAGCTATTGGTAACTCTAAAGATTATACATTGAAGCAATATCTCGTGTTTGTGGATAAGCTACAGAATAAAGCAAAG GAATTGAGCTTAGAAGGGGATGTATTCACACCATCAGATGTTGAAAGGGCTCTGTGGAGTTCTGCTGTAGGGGCCAAGTTGTCAGATTCTTTTGCACAACCTGATCTCAAGGTTAACTCAAACAAGAAGtccaaaagaaagagaaaaccgTGA